In the genome of Nymphaea colorata isolate Beijing-Zhang1983 chromosome 9, ASM883128v2, whole genome shotgun sequence, one region contains:
- the LOC116261215 gene encoding geraniol 8-hydroxylase-like, whose translation MEIHQLVRAMAAELSSLPLFAIAASVASFVLLRLLLASPFLRRRNWPGSPPGPIGVPILGYLPYLSDRLHEDLHKLSFKYGPLFSLNMGLRPAIVASSPAVAREMLKVKDSSFSSRTITEAVRTVTYDATSLVFVPYGSRWRTLRKILTTELFSSRSIEQLSPARRTQVDWMLRTMRRAGSRGEAVNLAESTFIVSANLVSNLVCSKNLFDPEKEGGKELKEMVWEILEVVGAPNLADLVPFLQVLDPQGLRRRVSKVVKRFDDFFEQLIDERMEERRRGAKANPEGRLDMLDVFLDYKSEKKDDELKEFSRVDIKGMLSDMFVAGTDTSSSTVEWGLTEILRKPEVHKKIMAELDQVVGTDRKVEETDIPKLTYLQAAVKETFRLHPGVPLLIPRRTNEDCEVAGYHVPKHAIVFVNVWGMARNPDIWRNPLEFSPERFLDNELDVKGQDFELLPFGTGRRSCVGMPLGHRMVHFSLASLLHSFVWDFPPEILADMTEKVGITLQKAKPLVGIPKPRLPEHLYGGGSL comes from the exons ATGGAGATACACCAGCTTGTTCGAGCCATGGCTGCCGAGCTGAGCTCGCTTCCCCTCTTCGCGATTGCGGCCTCCGTCGCGTCGTTCGTTCTCCTTAGATTACTTTTGGCCTCTCCATTTCTCCGGCGGCGGAACTGGCCGGGTTCACCGCCGGGGCCGATAGGCGTACCCATACTAGGCTACCTCCCTTACCTGTCGGACCGGCTGCACGAGGACCTCCACAAGCTCTCCTTCAAGTACGGCCCGCTCTTCAGCCTGAACATGGGCCTGCGCCCGGCAATCGTGGCCTCGAGCCCGGCCGTGGCCCGGGAGATGCTCAAGGTCAAGGACTCGTCCTTCTCGAGCCGGACGATAACGGAGGCGGTCCGGACCGTGACCTACGACGCGACGTCGCTGGTGTTCGTGCCCTACGGGTCGCGGTGGCGGACGCTGCGCAAGATCCTGACGACGGAGCTGTTCTCGTCCCGGTCGATCGAGCAGCTGAGCCCGGCGCGGCGGACGCAGGTGGACTGGATGCTGCGGACGATGCGGAGGGCGGGGTCGAGGGGGGAGGCGGTGAACTTGGCGGAATCGACGTTCATCGTGTCGGCGAACCTGGTGAGCAACCTGGTGTGCAGCAAGAACCTGTTCGACCCGGAGAAGGAAGGGGGGAAGGAGCTGAAGGAGATGGTGTGGGAGATACTGGAGGTGGTGGGCGCCCCCAACCTGGCGGACCTCGTTCCGTTCCTGCAGGTGCTGGACCCGCAGGGGCTGAGGCGGCGGGTGAGCAAGGTGGTGAAGAGGTTCGACGACTTCTTCGAGCAGCTGATCGACGAGAGGATGGAGGAGAGGAGGCGGGGGGCGAAGGCCAACCCGGAGGGGAGGCTCGACATGCTGGACGTGTTCCTGGACTACAAGAGCGAGAAGAAGGACGATGAGCTCAAGGAGTTCTCCAGGGTCGACATCAAGGGCATGCTCTCA GACATGTTTGTGGCTGGTACAGACACTTCGTCCAGCACGGTGGAGTGGGGACTCACGGAAATACTAAGGAAGCCGGAAGTGCACAAGAAGATCATGGCGGAACTGGACCAAGTGGTCGGAACGGACCGGAAAGTGGAAGAGACCGACATCCCCAAGCTCACCTACTTACAGGCCGCAGTGAAGGAGACATTCCGGCTGCACCCAGGTGTTCCCCTTCTTATACCTCGCCGCACCAATGAAGACTGCGAGGTCGCCGGGTACCATGTGCCGAAGCACGCGATCGTGTTTGTTAACGTATGGGGAATGGCCCGGAACCCGGACATATGGAGGAACCCGCTGGAGTTCAGTCCGGAGCGCTTCCTAGACAACGAACTGGACGTGAAGGGTCAAGACTTCGAGCTCCTGCCGTTCGGGACGGGGCGGAGGTCGTGCGTGGGCATGCCGCTGGGTCACAGGATGGTTCATTTCTCTCTGGCTTCGTTGCTGCACTCCTTTGTGTGGGACTTTCCGCCGGAGATCCTCGCCGACATGACGGAGAAGGTTGGGATCACGCTTCAGAAGGCGAAGCCGCTGGTTGGCATCCCGAAACCACGCTTACCGGAGCACCTCTACGGAGGAGGAAGTCTGTGA
- the LOC116260595 gene encoding inactive leucine-rich repeat receptor-like serine/threonine-protein kinase At1g60630, giving the protein MFCGGVQGMYALLKAAAEILGRGTMGSTYKAVMESGFIVTVKRLKNSRNPGPEEFARQMEALGQLKHPNVVPLRAYFQAKEERLLVYDYFPNGSLFSLIHGTRPAGGKPLHWTSCLKIIAEDLATALVYLHQVAGIVHGNLKSSNILLGPDFESCATDYGLAAFKPDGLDEGSSVFYRPPECRGSMKNYTTKTDVYSFGVLLLELLTGKTPFQDMVQNPGVDIPKWVRSVREAETDFGCASEDHASEAEGPEDKLVVLLNIAMSCVGPVPENRPAMRDVLKMIHEARSFLTHEVFLVPLLATCNGHSITWQSQVH; this is encoded by the exons ATGTTCTGCGGAGGGGTTCAGGGGATGTACGCGCTGCTGAAGGCAGCAGCGGAGATTCTGGGGAGAGGGACGATGGGCAGCACCTACAAGGCGGTGATGGAGAGCGGTTTCATCGTCACAGTGAAGCGGCTCAAGAACTCCAGAAATCCTGGACCGGAGGAGTTCGCTAGGCAGATGGAAGCGCTGGGGCAGCTCAAGCACCCCAACGTGGTGCCACTCAGGGCCTACTTCCAGGCCAAGGAGGAGAGGCTGCTCGTCTATGACTACTTCCCCAATGGCAGTCTCTTCTCCCTCATTCATG GAACAAGACCCGCCGGTGGAAAGCCACTTCACTGGACGTCCTGCCTGAAAATAATAGCAGAAGACCTAGCCACTGCACTTGTTTACCTCCACCAAGTCGCCGGCATCGTCCATGGCAACCTCAAATCCTCCAACATCCTACTCGGCCCTGATTTTGAGTCATGTGCCACCGACTATGGACTGGCGGCCTTCAAGCCCGATGGACTCGACGAAGGTTCATCCGTCTTCTACAGGCCCCCGGAGTGCAGGGGCTCCATGAAAAACTACACCACAAAAACTGATGTCTACAGTTTCGGGGTCCTCCTGCTGGAACTCCTCACAGGGAAAACGCCCTTCCAGGATATGGTCCAGAATCCGGGGGTGGATATTCCCAAGTGGGTTAGGTCAGTCCGGGAAGCTGAGACGGACTTCGGCTGCGCTTCGGAAGATCATGCGTCAGAAGCTGAAGGCCCCGAAGACAAACTGGTGGTCCTCCTCAACATAGCAATGTCGTGCGTCGGCCCGGTGCCGGAGAACCGCCCGGCCATGAGGGACGTGCTGAAGATGATCCACGAGGCGAGGTCTTTCTTGACCCACGAGGTCTTTCTTGTCCCACTACTTGCAACATGCAACGGACATAGCATAACAtggcaatcacaagttcactaA
- the LOC116260298 gene encoding pentatricopeptide repeat-containing protein At2g17140, producing MAKPPLRQPPDLAKTLISNAHSPEFAWRFFKFLFDKQDPTPPPLLSVSVITRILSLSRMLPQLQHLRQLLSRLPPDFAVPALSTVITQMAAITTDPTSDPSILDAALSAFQSLRSDFPGSQPPHRAYTYLLRALLRHGRPEPIPAIYSDMLRSGFFPDTTTLNLLMSALADFGRVDDARQLLEKMSVKGLSPNSFTYGLLARAYCRSGCTAHAFELLDDMERHGCRPNRVIYNTLLSGFCRENKVNEAEKVWDMMCSDGFSPDIVTFNSRITMLCRGGKLLEASKIFIDMQLEEGLPLPNHVTLNIMLDGFCKAGDLAKAEKIVGLMKKLGLLRTLESYSIWVYGLLRKGRLCESQIVLKEMTDDGIAPNLHMYNILIDGLCKAGMFMDARVLMDTMRNNGIIPDKVSYNTLLNGYCSKGRVSLTYEVLNEMQRNGCFPTAYTYNILLKSLWKEGRASEAELLLKKMNEKGHRPDTITCNIMIDGLCKTGKLDKAMKIAGGMWDHGAAALGDLENVVLGLVDGCYGDKCHPDVVTYSTLIDGLLKAGKFDEAKKKFVEMMDNGIVPDRVIYDTFIDGFAKHGKVSAAHQVLIEMEINGCDPSVRSYNSLMWGLASKGKVMEIHSLINNMKNGKLLPDAFSYNCLIKSLCEGGKVMEAASVFDEMLGRGIIPNIMSFKILLKAFCDIQDFEAAEKVSELAHNFCYQKKVLHQLMFEKFCAAGRFVDAQNLLEMLMRSGCTLEGFSYTSLIKGLCEANKLDDTQLTLKKLVDRGYVFDPAAFMPLIDALGKEGNKQEADKLAETMMDMAARYEDLNENIGTAVRPVRSNILQNARGKENKLSTSDWQSLLLRDDGGLIVLKLLKRVRKGWGQGTITSFLAEKNDNLDNWVDVG from the exons ATGGCGAAGCCTCCCCTTCGCCAGCCGCCGGACCTGGCCAAGACTCTCATCTCGAACGCCCACAGCCCCGAATTTGCATGGCGCTTCTTCAAGTTCCTCTTCGACAAGCAGGATCCGACCCCTCCCCCCTTGTTATCTGTCTCAGTCATCACTCGCATTCTGTCCCTCTCTAGAATGCTCCCGCAACTCCAACACCTCCGGCAACTTCTCTCCCGCCTCCCGCCAGATTTTGCCGTCCCTGCTCTTTCCACCGTCATAACCCAAATGGCGGCCATAACTACCGATCCTACTTCCGACCCCTCCATCCTCGATGCTGCCCTTTCTGCTTTCCAGTCCCTCCGATCCGACTTTCCCGGCTCTCAGCCGCCTCATCGGGCGTACACCTACCTTCTCCGTGCTCTCCTCCGCCACGGTCGGCCGGAGCCCATCCCTGCCATCTATTCTGACATGCTCCGCTCAGGGTTCTTTCCGGACACGACCACTCTTAATTTGCTGATGTCTGCGCTTGCTGATTTTGGGCGCGTCGACGACGCCCGCCAATTGCTTGAGAAAATGTCCGTTAAAGGGTTATCTCCCAATTCCTTCACCTACGGCCTCCTGGCACGCGCCTACTGCAGGTCTGGGTGCACCGCTCATGCTTTTGAGCTCCTTGATGACATGGAACGGCATGGATGCCGGCCTAATCGAGTTATTTACAATACCCTTCTTTCTGGGTTTTGTAGAGAGAATAAAGTGAATGAAGCTGAAAAAGTATGGGACATGATGTGTTCTGATGGTTTTTCTCCTGATATTGTTActtttaattctagaatcacCATGCTCTGTAGGGGAGGTAAGCTTTTGGAAGCTTCTAAAATATTCATCGACATGCAGTTGGAAGAAGGTTTACCTTTGCCCAATCATGTCACATTAAATATAATGCTAGATGGTTTCTGTAAGGCTGGGGATTTGGCTAAAGCTGAAAAAATTGTCGGTTTGATGAAGAAGCTTGGACTTCTGAGGACTCTAGAGAGTTATAGTATATGGGTGTACGGTCTCCTGAGAAAAGGGCGATTGTGTGAATCTCAGattgttttgaaagaaatgaCAGACGATGGTATTGCGCCGAATTTACATATGTACAACATCCTTATAGATGGATTATGTAAGGCAGGCATGTTTATGGATGCACGAGTTCTGATGGATACAATGAGAAATAACGGAATCATTCCAGATAAGGTTTCATATAACACACTGCTTAACGGATATTGCAGTAAAGGAAGGGTCTCACTGACCTACGAAGTGCTAAATGAGATGCAAAGAAATGGATGTTTCCCAACAGCTTATACTTACAATATATTGCTGAAGAGCCTGTGGAAGGAAGGAAGGGCCTCAGAGGCAGAGctgttgttgaagaagatgaatgaaAAAGGCCATCGTCCAGATACAATCACTTGCAATATAATGATTGATGGCCTGTGTAAAACTGGGAAATTGGATAAGGCAATGAAAATTGCCGGTGGAATGTGGGATCATGGAGCTGCCGCTCTCGGTGACCTTGAGAATGTGGTTCTTGGATTAGTGGACGGTTGTTACGGTGATAAATGTCATCCAGACGTGGTGACCTATTCTACCTTGATCGATGGTTTGTTGAAAGCTGGAAAGTTTGATGAAGCCAAGAAGAAATTTGTGGAGATGATGGATAATGGTATCGTTCCTGACCGTGTCATCTATGACACATTCATTGATGGCTTTGCGAAGCATGGTAAGGTCTCAGCTGCTCATCAGGTTCTTATTGAAATGGAAATAAATGGTTGTGATCCTAGTGTTAGAAGCTACAATTCATTGATGTGGGGTCTGGCCAGTAAAGGCAAGGTTATGGAGATTCACAGCTTGataaataatatgaaaaacGGCAAGCTTCTTCCTGATGCTTTTAGCTATAATTGTCTTATTAAATCTTTGTGTGAAGGAGGGAAGGTGATGGAAGCTGCATCAGTCTTCGATGAGATGCTCGGTCGGGGAATTATTCCTAATATTATGTCATTCAAAATACTGTTGAAAGCATTCTGTGATATTCAGGATTTTGAAGCGGCTGAGAAGGTTTCTGAGCTGGCACACAATTTCTGTTACCAGAAGAAAGTCCTTCACCAACTGATGTTTGAGAAGTTCTGTGCGGCGGGTAGGTTTGTGGATGCACAAAACCTTCTTGAAATGCTTATGCGGAGTGGGTGCACCCTTGAAGGGTTCTCATACACTAGTTTGATCAAGGGACTGTGTGAAGCAAACAAGTTGGATGATACACAGTTGACATTAAAAAAGTTGGTAGATAGAGGTTATGTATTTGATCCTGCTGCTTTTATGCCACTAATTGATGCATTAGGCAAGGAGGGAAACAAACAAGAGGCCGATAAACTTGCAGAAACTATGATGGATATGGCTGCTCGCTATGAGGATTTGAATGAAAATATTGGAACTGCCGTACGTCCTGTTCGATCAAATATACTGCAAAACGCACggggaaaggaaaacaaattaagCACTAGCGATTGGCAGTCCTTACTGCTCCG AGATGATGGGGGTCTAATTGTGCTGAAGTTGCTCAAACGAGTACGAAAAGGTTGGGGTCAGGGAACCATAACAAGCTTTCTGGCAGAGAAGAACGACAATCTTGATAACTGGGTGGATGTTGGATAA
- the LOC116260941 gene encoding inactive leucine-rich repeat receptor-like serine/threonine-protein kinase At1g60630 yields MAADSRRVGYPSFFYLLLLFLLLCLRPSSSDDSAALLALKKSVDPGNVIRWPGRRDFCGWPGVKECVDGRVRKLVLESLGLNGTLDGVSLNALDQMRVLSFKGNALAGPLPSFAGLSNLKSLFLNSNRFSGAFPVSLTGLHRLKVIVLSDNRLSGTIPAEIALLPRLYMLLLDANLFTGSVPALSQPTLRFLNVSNNDFSGPIPATPALMQFNDSSFAGNPGLCGEELGRPCIPARPPASSPVGNMPKPGGGHGRRRLTRAQLVACIVAGSLVLLLLVGLLAWWASRGRSRGCPCDQVIGVVGGKRGIEEGGGVEGGGGAAGGGRRSREIGEVGDREKSRGFPWEEEGIGSLMFCGGVQGMYALDDLLKAAAEILGRGTMGSTYKAVMESGFIVTVKRLKNSRNPGPEEFARQMEALGQLKHPNVVPLRAYFQAKEERLLVYDYFPNGSLFSLIHGTRPAGGKPLHWTSCLKIAEDLATALVYLHQVAGIVHGNLKSSNILLGPDFESCVTDYGLAAFKPDGLDEGSSVFYRPPECRGSMKNYTTKTDVYSFGVLLLELLTGKTPFQDMVQNPGVDIPKWVRSVREEETDSGGASEDQASGAEGSEDKLVVLLNIAMSCVGPVPENRPAMRDVLKMIHEARSDPHASSNSSDHSPGRWSDTVQSLPREQGSEHLNFTERD; encoded by the exons ATGGCTGCCGACTCAAGAAGAGTTGGGTATCCCTCTTTCTTTTACCTCCTCCTCTTGTTTCTCCTCCTCTGCCTTCGGCCCTCTTCATCCGACGACTCGGCAGCTCTCCTGGCACTAAAGAAATCCGTCGACCCCGGGAACGTGATCAGGTGGCCGGGACGCCGTGACTTCTGCGGGTGGCCTGGAGTGAAGGAGTGCGTCGACGGACGGGTGAGGAAGCTTGTGCTGGAGTCCCTGGGTCTCAATGGCACCCTTGATGGCGTCTCCCTGAATGCTCTGGACCAGATGAGGGTGTTGAGCTTCAAAGGCAATGCCCTCGCCGGCCCTCTCCCGTCCTTCGCCGGCCTCTCCAACCTCAAGAGTCTGTTCCTCAACAGTAACCGCTTCTCCGGTGCCTTTCCAGTCTCTCTCACCGGCCTGCACCGCCTCAAGGTTATCGTCCTTTCTGATAACCGCCTCTCCGGCACCATCCCTGCGGAGATCGCCCTCCTCCCTCGCCTCTACATGCTGCTCCTCGACGCCAACCTTTTCACAGGTAGCGTCCCCGCGCTTTCCCAGCCCACGCTCCGCTTCTTGAACGTGTCCAACAATGATTTCTCCGGCCCAATACCAGCAACTCCGGCACTCATGCAGTTCAACGATTCATCCTTTGCTGGCAATCCTGGGCTCTGCGGGGAGGAATTGGGACGGCCCTGCATTCCCGCCAGGCCACCGGCATCGTCACCGGTGGGCAATATGCCGAAACCTGGAGGGGGGCATGGACGGCGGCGGCTGACCAGGGCCCAGCTGGTGGCGTGCATCGTGGCAGGTAGTTTGGTTTTGCTGCTCTTGGTGGGCCTGCTGGCATGGTGGGCTAGCAGGGGGCGGTCGCGCGGGTGCCCATGCGATCAAGTGATTGGAGTGGTTGGCGGGAAGAGGGGAATCGAGGAGGGAGGTGGTGTAGAGGGTGGAGGCGGGGCAGCAGGAGGAGGACGGAGGAGTCGCGAGATTGGGGAAGTAGGAGACAGGGAAAAGAGCAGGGGCTTCCCgtgggaggaagaagggatcGGCAGCTTGATGTTCTGCGGAGGGGTTCAGGGGATGTACGCGCTGGACGATCTGCTGAAGGCAGCAGCGGAGATTCTGGGGAGAGGGACGATGGGCAGTACCTACAAGGCGGTGATGGAGAGCGGTTTCATCGTCACAGTGAAGCGGCTCAAGAACTCGAGAAATCCTGGACCGGAGGAGTTCGCTAGGCAGATGGAAGCGCTGGGGCAGCTCAAGCACCCCAACGTGGTGCCACTCAGGGCCTACTTCCAGGCCAAGGAGGAGAGGCTGCTCGTCTATGACTACTTCCCCAATGGCAGTCTCTTCTCCCTCATTCATG GAACAAGACCCGCCGGTGGAAAGCCACTTCACTGGACGTCCTGCCTGAAAATAGCAGAAGACCTAGCCACTGCACTTGTTTACCTCCACCAAGTCGCCGGCATCGTCCATGGCAACCTCAAATCCTCCAACATCCTACTCGGCCCTGATTTTGAGTCATGTGTCACCGACTATGGACTGGCGGCCTTCAAGCCCGACGGACTCGATGAAGGCTCCTCCGTCTTCTACAGGCCCCCGGAGTGCAGGGGCTCCATGAAAAACTACACCACAAAAACTGATGTCTACAGTTTCGGGGTCCTCCTGCTGGAACTCCTCACAGGGAAAACGCCCTTCCAGGATATGGTTCAGAATCCCGGAGTGGATATTCCCAAGTGGGTTAGGTCAGTCCGGGAAGAGGAGACGGACTCCGGCGGCGCTTCGGAGGATCAGGCGTCAGGAGCTGAAGGCTCCGAAGACAAACTGGTGGTCCTCCTCAACATAGCAATGTCGTGCGTCGGCCCGGTGCCGGAGAACCGCCCGGCCATGAGGGACGTGCTGAAGATGATCCACGAGGCGAGGTCCGATCCGCACGCTTCATCAAACAGCAGCGACCACTCGCCGGGCAGATGGTCGGATACCGTCCAGAGCTTACCGAGGGAGCAAGGATCGGAGCATCTGAATTTTACAGAGAGGGATTGA